A genomic region of Gemmatimonadales bacterium contains the following coding sequences:
- a CDS encoding PfkB family carbohydrate kinase — protein sequence MSLLVVGSIALDSIFTPFGETADALGGSAVYFAVAGSLLCPVQVVGVVGSDYPFAELERLSPRGIDWSGVEHAQGESFRWKGKYSYDLQSRETLETRLGVFADFQPKLPDAFRSAEFLFLGNIDPQLQLGVLSQVQRPKLVVCDTMNYWIQLKKSVLLELLSRVDVLLVNDSEARELSGDWNIHRAGRWILANGPTRVVIKQGEHGALLIEPTRTFYVPAFPLENVFDPTGAGDAFAGGFMAYLARTGTVSEDNIRRAMVYGAAMGSYAVEQFGIRGFESITREQVEARVRAFQDLTHVSFAEAMP from the coding sequence ATGAGCCTCCTCGTCGTCGGCAGCATCGCGCTCGATTCCATCTTTACGCCGTTCGGCGAGACCGCGGACGCGCTGGGCGGGTCGGCGGTCTACTTCGCCGTTGCGGGCTCGCTGCTCTGTCCGGTGCAGGTGGTGGGCGTGGTGGGCTCCGATTACCCCTTCGCGGAGCTGGAGCGGCTGTCACCTCGCGGCATCGACTGGTCGGGTGTGGAGCACGCCCAGGGCGAGAGCTTTCGCTGGAAGGGAAAGTATTCCTACGATCTCCAGAGCCGGGAGACCTTGGAGACCCGGCTCGGCGTCTTCGCCGACTTCCAGCCCAAGCTGCCGGACGCGTTCCGCTCGGCCGAGTTCCTCTTCCTGGGCAACATCGACCCGCAGCTGCAGCTCGGGGTGCTGAGCCAGGTCCAGCGGCCCAAGCTGGTGGTGTGCGACACGATGAACTACTGGATCCAGCTGAAGAAGTCGGTGCTGCTCGAGCTCTTGAGCCGGGTCGACGTGCTCCTGGTCAACGACAGCGAGGCGCGGGAGCTGAGCGGTGACTGGAACATCCATCGCGCCGGCCGCTGGATCCTCGCGAACGGCCCCACCCGGGTGGTCATCAAGCAAGGCGAGCACGGGGCCCTCCTGATCGAGCCCACCCGCACGTTCTACGTCCCCGCCTTCCCCTTGGAGAACGTCTTCGATCCGACCGGCGCGGGCGACGCATTCGCCGGCGGGTTCATGGCCTATCTGGCCCGGACGGGGACCGTCTCGGAGGACAATATCCGCCGGGCCATGGTCTACGGCGCGGCGATGGGCTCCTATGCGGTCGAGCAGTTTGGCATCCGTGGCTTCGAGAGCATCACCCGGGAACAGGTGGAGGCACGGGTCCGGGCATTCCAGGACCTCACCCACGTGAGCTTCGCCGAGGCCATGCCGTGA
- the argS gene encoding arginine--tRNA ligase — MTETLRLELARVASRLGADGIDFVLERPRDAGHGDLATNLALVLAKRERANPRKTAERVLQELELSPTVVSRTEIAGPGFINFWLAQDQLAAAHRQILEAGPAYGRSTFGAGLKVNVEFVSANPTGPLHVGHGRGAALGDGIASLLEWSGHTVVREFYINDAGVQIDKLGQSLWARVREEAGYPAAIPEGGYHGEYLRENARQVLQREGPGFADLPEEEGLRRCRALGLELQRAEQEHDLELFGVKFDVWSSEQAIYRSGEVERGLALLAERGLTYDADGALWLRTTQFGDDKDRVLRKRDGSFTYLVPDIAYHLDKRDRGFDRAIDVWGADHHGYIPRMRAVLAALGLAPEFFDVALVQLVKVVRGGEEVKMSKRSGEFVTLRDLFEEVGVDAARYFFLRTKGETPMVFDVELALKQTDENPVFYVQMAHARLSGIFRTAERAAESVSGALDLGALPAAQDMELLKKLVTFPEVLEKTARDREPHRVTVYLHELATVVHGWYHHTRAVGAPEGPATEHARLLLARAARIVLANALAVLGISAPDRM; from the coding sequence GTGACCGAGACCCTGCGCCTCGAGCTCGCGCGCGTGGCCTCGCGGCTCGGCGCCGACGGGATCGACTTCGTGCTGGAGCGTCCCCGCGACGCCGGGCACGGCGATCTTGCCACCAACCTGGCCCTGGTGCTGGCCAAGCGGGAGCGCGCCAATCCACGGAAAACCGCGGAGCGGGTGCTGCAGGAACTGGAGCTTTCTCCCACGGTCGTGTCCAGGACGGAGATCGCCGGGCCCGGCTTCATCAACTTCTGGCTGGCGCAAGATCAGCTCGCCGCGGCCCACCGCCAGATCCTGGAGGCCGGTCCGGCGTACGGGCGATCCACGTTTGGCGCGGGGCTCAAGGTGAACGTCGAGTTCGTCTCCGCCAATCCCACCGGGCCCCTGCACGTGGGGCACGGCCGCGGGGCTGCCCTGGGCGATGGCATCGCCTCCCTGCTCGAGTGGAGCGGCCACACCGTCGTGCGGGAGTTCTACATCAACGACGCCGGGGTCCAGATCGACAAGCTGGGCCAGAGCCTCTGGGCCCGCGTGCGGGAGGAGGCGGGTTATCCTGCCGCCATTCCGGAGGGCGGCTACCATGGCGAGTACCTGCGGGAGAACGCGCGCCAGGTGCTGCAACGGGAGGGACCCGGCTTCGCCGATCTTCCGGAGGAGGAGGGGCTTCGGCGTTGCCGCGCGCTCGGTCTCGAGCTCCAGCGCGCCGAGCAGGAGCACGATCTCGAGCTCTTCGGCGTGAAGTTCGACGTCTGGTCGTCGGAGCAGGCGATCTACCGCTCCGGCGAGGTCGAGCGCGGCCTGGCGCTGCTCGCGGAGCGCGGCCTCACCTACGACGCGGACGGCGCGCTCTGGCTGCGAACCACCCAGTTCGGCGACGACAAGGACCGGGTGCTGCGGAAGCGTGACGGCAGCTTCACCTACCTGGTGCCCGACATCGCCTATCACCTGGACAAGCGCGACCGCGGCTTCGACCGGGCCATCGACGTCTGGGGTGCCGACCACCACGGGTACATCCCCCGGATGCGCGCGGTGCTCGCCGCGCTGGGCCTCGCGCCGGAGTTCTTCGACGTCGCGTTGGTGCAGCTGGTCAAGGTGGTCCGGGGCGGCGAAGAGGTGAAGATGTCCAAGCGCTCGGGCGAATTCGTCACCCTGCGCGATCTCTTTGAGGAAGTCGGCGTCGATGCGGCGCGCTACTTCTTCCTTCGGACCAAGGGCGAAACCCCGATGGTCTTCGACGTGGAGCTCGCGCTCAAGCAGACCGACGAGAACCCGGTGTTCTACGTGCAGATGGCCCACGCCCGGCTGAGCGGCATCTTCCGCACCGCCGAGCGTGCGGCGGAATCGGTCAGCGGAGCGCTCGACCTGGGGGCGCTGCCGGCCGCGCAGGACATGGAGCTGCTCAAGAAGCTGGTCACCTTTCCGGAGGTGCTAGAGAAGACCGCGCGCGATCGCGAGCCGCACCGGGTCACCGTCTACCTCCACGAGCTCGCCACCGTGGTGCACGGCTGGTACCACCACACCCGCGCGGTCGGCGCGCCCGAGGGGCCCGCCACCGAGCATGCCCGCCTGCTGCTGGCCCGTGCCGCCCGCATCGTCCTTGCCAACGCGCTTGCCGTCCTCGGCATCAGCGCCCCCGACCGGATGTGA
- a CDS encoding FmdB family zinc ribbon protein, whose translation MPTYEYLCPDGHVFDRFQKMTDKPRAKCPACGKIATRKISGGAGLVFKGSGFYITDYGKDGKGPRKTESEPTAAEPKAQPKTEAKTDAVAKPEPASRSQPASTKPSSGKSRAKASDE comes from the coding sequence ATGCCGACATACGAGTACCTGTGCCCCGACGGTCACGTCTTCGACAGGTTCCAGAAAATGACCGACAAGCCGCGGGCCAAGTGCCCGGCCTGCGGTAAGATCGCCACGCGAAAGATCTCGGGCGGCGCCGGACTGGTGTTCAAGGGGTCGGGCTTCTACATCACGGACTACGGTAAGGACGGCAAGGGTCCCCGGAAAACCGAGTCCGAGCCCACCGCGGCGGAGCCCAAGGCCCAGCCGAAGACCGAAGCGAAAACAGACGCCGTGGCCAAGCCGGAGCCTGCCTCCAGGTCTCAGCCCGCCTCGACCAAGCCCAGCTCCGGCAAGAGTCGCGCGAAGGCAAGCGACGAGTGA
- a CDS encoding methylmalonyl-CoA mutase family protein has product MTKVYGPGDWAGDPARDLGRPGEFPFTRGIYPDMYAGRLWTMRQYAGFGTAEDTNRRFRQLLAAGQMGLSTAFDLPTQMGYDSDHPMSLGEVGRVGVAIDTVDDLAELFREIPLDRVSTSMTINATAAILLAMYVVVGEEQGIPRARLTGTVQNDVLKEYIARGTYIYPAAPSLRLVADIFRFVTEEGMSFNPISISGYHMREAGATAVQEVGFTLANALEYIRVATEAGLAVDAFGPRLSFFFASHNKVLEEAAKFRAARRLWARLVRERFGAGDATARLRFHTQTGGVTLQAQQPLNNVVRVTLQALAAVLGGTQSLHTNGYDEALSLPSQASATLALRTQQVLGYESGVAEVVDPLGGSFYVESLTDAIETGARELIDQVDQLGGAARAIELGFFQDAIARSAYEVQKAQEAGDLVVVGVNRFTDESPPLALEVPDFSALEERQRNRVGEARRTRDQAKVGEALASLRAAAAGTAPLMPPILAAVRARATLGEISDTMREVWGVYRAP; this is encoded by the coding sequence GTGACGAAGGTGTACGGCCCCGGCGACTGGGCCGGAGATCCGGCGCGAGATCTCGGCCGCCCCGGGGAGTTCCCCTTCACCCGCGGGATCTATCCCGACATGTACGCCGGCCGGCTCTGGACCATGCGCCAGTATGCCGGGTTCGGTACCGCCGAGGATACCAACCGTCGGTTCCGCCAGCTCCTCGCGGCTGGCCAGATGGGCCTCTCGACCGCGTTCGACCTCCCGACCCAGATGGGCTACGACTCGGATCACCCGATGTCCCTGGGCGAGGTGGGGCGGGTCGGGGTGGCGATCGACACGGTAGACGATCTCGCCGAGCTCTTCCGCGAGATTCCGCTCGACCGGGTGTCGACTTCGATGACCATCAACGCCACCGCGGCTATCCTGCTCGCCATGTACGTGGTGGTGGGAGAGGAGCAGGGCATCCCGCGCGCCCGGCTCACCGGGACGGTGCAGAACGACGTCCTGAAGGAGTACATCGCCCGGGGGACGTACATCTATCCCGCGGCGCCGTCGCTCCGCCTGGTGGCCGACATCTTCCGCTTCGTGACCGAGGAGGGGATGAGCTTCAACCCCATCTCGATCAGCGGCTACCACATGCGCGAGGCGGGGGCGACGGCGGTGCAGGAGGTGGGATTCACCCTGGCCAACGCCTTGGAGTACATCCGGGTGGCCACCGAAGCGGGGCTCGCCGTCGATGCCTTCGGCCCCCGGCTTTCCTTCTTCTTCGCCAGTCACAACAAGGTCCTGGAAGAGGCCGCCAAGTTCCGCGCCGCCCGGCGTCTCTGGGCCAGACTGGTGCGAGAGCGCTTCGGGGCGGGAGATGCCACCGCTCGACTGCGATTCCACACCCAGACCGGTGGGGTCACCCTGCAGGCGCAGCAGCCGCTCAACAACGTCGTGCGGGTGACCCTGCAGGCCCTGGCCGCGGTGTTGGGCGGGACGCAATCGCTGCACACCAACGGCTACGACGAAGCATTGTCGCTGCCGTCCCAGGCCTCGGCCACGCTGGCGCTGCGCACTCAGCAGGTGCTGGGCTACGAGTCTGGTGTGGCCGAGGTGGTGGATCCGCTGGGCGGCAGCTTCTACGTCGAGAGCCTGACCGACGCGATCGAGACCGGGGCGCGCGAGCTGATCGATCAGGTGGACCAGCTCGGCGGCGCCGCCCGGGCGATCGAGCTGGGGTTTTTCCAGGACGCGATCGCCCGGAGCGCGTACGAGGTGCAGAAGGCGCAGGAGGCGGGAGATCTCGTGGTGGTCGGGGTGAATCGGTTCACCGACGAATCGCCACCGCTCGCGCTCGAGGTGCCGGACTTCTCCGCGCTGGAGGAGCGCCAGCGGAACCGGGTAGGCGAAGCCCGGCGGACGCGGGACCAGGCCAAGGTCGGGGAAGCACTCGCCTCGCTGCGTGCGGCCGCGGCCGGCACCGCCCCCCTCATGCCTCCGATCCTGGCCGCCGTCCGCGCCCGGGCTACGCTGGGCGAGATCAGCGATACCATGCGCGAGGTCTGGGGCGTCTACCGCGCGCCGTGA
- the fbp gene encoding class 1 fructose-bisphosphatase — MQTSVTTIERFILDQEVRFPEATGELSNLLYDIALAAKLIAAAIRRAGLVDVLGAAGGENVQGERQQKLDVLANETIKNCLKHTGRVCAMGSEEDAEIIPVPPEYPAGKYAVLFDPLDGSSNIDVNSAVGTIFSIYRRVSLEGRGTSADVLQPGCRQVAAGYVMYGSSTMLVYTTGQGVHGFTLDPTIGEFLLSHPKIITPRVGTYYSVNESNFGRWDKAVQTAVRGLKGDIPDGLKPKNSRYIGSLVADFHRNLISGGVFLYPADTRNPNGKLRLLYEASPMAFLAEQAEGSATDGVARILDIVPASLHQRTPLVIGSREDVGFVADTIRRVFSSSRVSGSYYQPAL; from the coding sequence GTGCAGACATCCGTCACCACCATCGAGCGCTTCATCCTGGATCAGGAGGTCCGCTTCCCCGAGGCCACCGGGGAGCTCTCCAATCTGCTCTACGATATCGCGCTGGCTGCCAAGCTGATCGCGGCCGCCATCCGCCGGGCGGGCCTGGTCGATGTCCTGGGTGCCGCCGGCGGAGAGAACGTGCAGGGCGAGCGCCAGCAGAAGCTCGACGTGCTGGCCAACGAGACCATCAAGAACTGTCTCAAGCACACGGGCCGGGTGTGCGCCATGGGATCGGAGGAAGATGCTGAGATCATCCCGGTGCCGCCGGAATATCCCGCGGGCAAGTACGCCGTGCTGTTCGATCCACTCGACGGCTCCTCCAACATCGATGTGAACTCCGCGGTCGGGACCATCTTCAGCATCTATCGGCGGGTCAGTCTGGAGGGGCGGGGGACCTCCGCCGACGTGCTCCAGCCCGGATGCCGCCAAGTGGCGGCGGGGTACGTGATGTATGGCTCCAGCACCATGCTGGTCTACACCACGGGCCAGGGAGTCCACGGGTTCACCCTCGACCCCACGATTGGCGAGTTCCTCCTCTCGCATCCCAAGATCATCACGCCCAGAGTCGGCACCTACTACAGCGTCAACGAGAGCAACTTCGGCCGCTGGGACAAGGCGGTGCAGACGGCGGTGCGGGGCCTCAAAGGGGACATACCCGACGGGCTCAAGCCCAAGAACAGCCGGTATATCGGCTCACTGGTCGCGGATTTTCACCGCAACCTGATCAGCGGGGGCGTGTTCCTCTATCCAGCCGATACCCGGAACCCGAATGGCAAGCTCCGGTTGCTCTACGAGGCGAGTCCGATGGCCTTTCTCGCCGAGCAGGCCGAGGGGAGCGCCACCGACGGAGTGGCCCGAATCCTCGACATCGTGCCCGCCAGCCTGCACCAGCGTACGCCTCTGGTGATCGGCTCACGGGAAGACGTCGGGTTCGTGGCGGACACCATCCGGCGGGTGTTCAGCTCCTCCCGGGTCAGCGGCTCGTACTACCAGCCGGCCTTGTGA